A genomic region of Gemmata massiliana contains the following coding sequences:
- a CDS encoding Uma2 family endonuclease — translation MTNNAIPAVLEPEDLLTMPEGDHYELIDGRLKEKEMGAESDKVALRIGGRLDQFCLQTKSGVAFGSQTGFRCFPNQPKMVRKPDAAVVVAGRFPNDKWPKGDIALVPDLVVEAVSTHDTYEEVAVKVAEFKSVGVRLIWVISPETRTVLVRRANGTCEELGEAGTLSGEDVLPGFTCAVADLFV, via the coding sequence ATGACCAACAACGCGATCCCGGCCGTACTGGAACCCGAAGATTTACTCACGATGCCGGAAGGGGATCACTACGAACTAATTGACGGCCGCTTGAAGGAGAAAGAGATGGGAGCCGAATCGGACAAGGTAGCCCTCCGGATCGGCGGACGACTCGACCAGTTTTGCCTGCAAACTAAAAGCGGTGTTGCTTTTGGGTCGCAAACCGGGTTCCGGTGCTTCCCGAATCAGCCGAAGATGGTTCGCAAACCGGATGCGGCAGTTGTTGTGGCGGGCCGGTTCCCGAACGACAAATGGCCGAAGGGGGATATTGCGCTCGTTCCCGATTTGGTTGTGGAGGCAGTATCGACGCACGACACTTACGAAGAAGTCGCGGTGAAAGTTGCCGAATTCAAGTCCGTTGGGGTCAGACTGATTTGGGTCATCAGTCCAGAAACTCGCACGGTACTTGTTCGCCGCGCGAACGGAACGTGTGAGGAACTGGGCGAAGCCGGCACGTTGTCCGGCGAAGACGTGTTGCCCGGCTTCACGTGCGCGGTCGCAGATTTGTTCGTGTAG
- a CDS encoding NIF family HAD-type phosphatase, translated as MAIRVLALDLERTLISDANRADPRPGLSAFLAFCHARFERVVLFTTVEEPDARDALDRLITHNHIPAELLTPLGYVPWVGEHKDLAFVAGAAPEEVLLVDDDAGWVRPDQRDRWIAIEPWDGGADRELARVQHVLAERLEAEGRP; from the coding sequence TTGGCGATCCGCGTGCTCGCGCTCGATCTGGAGCGAACACTGATTTCCGACGCGAACCGGGCTGACCCGCGCCCCGGTTTGTCCGCGTTCCTCGCGTTCTGCCACGCCCGGTTCGAGCGCGTCGTGCTGTTTACGACCGTGGAGGAACCGGACGCGAGGGATGCGCTCGATCGACTCATTACGCACAATCACATTCCCGCAGAATTGCTGACACCCTTGGGCTACGTTCCGTGGGTCGGGGAGCACAAGGATCTCGCCTTCGTTGCCGGTGCCGCGCCAGAAGAAGTTCTGCTCGTGGACGATGACGCGGGATGGGTTCGGCCCGACCAACGCGATCGGTGGATCGCTATCGAGCCGTGGGACGGCGGGGCGGATCGTGAGTTGGCCCGCGTTCAGCACGTCTTGGCCGAACGGCTCGAAGCAGAAGGTCGCCCGTGA
- a CDS encoding DinB family protein has translation MRRPDKSEFAAFYAKYLDLVPETDVLAAMSAQLDEALALWRRIPEAQGDVCHEPYTWTVKQVIGHLIDGERIFGYRALRFARGDTTPLPGFEENDYAKSGGYERLALSDLVNEFEAVRRSSLWLFRNLPEAAWGRGGDANGNHISVRALAYIIVGHVRHHGSILRKRVSGV, from the coding sequence ATGCGGCGCCCGGATAAGTCGGAGTTCGCGGCGTTCTACGCGAAGTACCTCGACCTCGTGCCCGAAACCGACGTACTCGCCGCGATGTCGGCGCAACTGGACGAGGCGCTCGCACTTTGGCGGCGCATTCCCGAAGCGCAGGGCGACGTGTGCCACGAGCCTTACACCTGGACCGTGAAGCAAGTGATCGGGCACCTCATCGACGGCGAGCGCATCTTCGGGTACCGGGCACTGAGGTTCGCACGCGGCGACACGACCCCGCTCCCCGGCTTCGAGGAAAACGACTACGCGAAGTCGGGCGGCTACGAGCGCCTCGCGCTTTCGGACCTCGTGAACGAGTTCGAGGCCGTGCGCCGGTCGAGCTTGTGGCTGTTCCGCAACTTGCCCGAAGCGGCGTGGGGGCGCGGCGGCGACGCGAACGGCAACCACATCAGCGTGCGGGCGCTCGCGTACATCATCGTGGGCCACGTTCGACACCACGGCAGCATCTTGCGTAAGCGAGTGAGTGGGGTCTGA
- a CDS encoding DUF167 domain-containing protein has product MSVAVSLHAEGAALAVRVQPKAKRNAVLGEHAGALRVSVTAPPEDGRANEAVLALLREHLKLQRSQLALLSGQTNRNKVILVRGVTPQQLSALIEPPEPSA; this is encoded by the coding sequence ATGTCTGTAGCGGTTTCTCTGCACGCAGAAGGTGCGGCGCTCGCGGTTCGCGTTCAGCCAAAGGCCAAGCGGAACGCGGTTCTCGGCGAACACGCAGGGGCGCTGCGGGTGTCGGTAACCGCACCGCCCGAGGACGGGCGCGCGAACGAAGCCGTCCTCGCCCTCTTGCGCGAACACCTGAAGCTTCAGCGGTCGCAGCTCGCCCTGCTGAGCGGGCAGACGAACCGGAACAAGGTGATTCTCGTTCGCGGCGTCACGCCTCAGCAGTTATCGGCCCTGATTGAGCCACCGGAGCCGTCCGCGTGA
- a CDS encoding lipid II flippase MurJ: protein MSEPRSANRSLLIGAATNWAAFVAALGISFFLAPYLVRSLGDARYGVWCIAESILAYFTLFDLGIAACLVRFVAKLHATSNRHELSKLVSACFGLFVLAGAGVMVLGGAIVPFVAPGMERKLDESGDVLPFMLLMLANLAMTLPLSVFPTILDGLQRFGTKSAGRLVCLTLRVAAIVWVMETRPGLLSLALVFTAANLLEHALMAVACFRFLPGLRISLKLIDRITLKEVRGYSIDAFLAMIAGRITGQTGTIVVGGFMTVATAGHYAIAMRLVDMAKNLLRAATTTLTPAVSEREAVGDFDGVRRVLLDGTRWVLYLVLPIHIGLLFFGGPFLARWMGNSQYAEWCYPAMMVLSATLTIGVAQSVAARILYGMGKLKLFARLALVEAAVNLALSFALVGPFGLVGVAVAVSAPNVLFCLFVIVYSCRTLEVGAWRYLRVGWLKPACAAVVPTAVWSFVAPVEADWFAITFGVAVGLVPFVVCVAAIEFAQRLKFVRSGITRTAPVAQSGPITAEA, encoded by the coding sequence TTGTCTGAACCACGATCCGCTAACCGTTCTCTTCTCATCGGCGCCGCGACCAACTGGGCGGCGTTCGTCGCGGCGCTGGGAATCAGCTTTTTCCTCGCACCGTATCTCGTGCGCTCACTCGGTGACGCGCGGTACGGCGTGTGGTGCATCGCGGAATCTATTCTCGCGTACTTCACGCTCTTCGATCTCGGCATCGCCGCGTGCCTCGTGCGGTTCGTGGCAAAGTTGCACGCGACCAGCAACCGTCACGAACTCAGCAAGCTCGTGTCGGCGTGCTTCGGGCTGTTCGTGCTCGCTGGAGCCGGGGTGATGGTGTTGGGCGGCGCGATCGTGCCGTTCGTTGCGCCGGGGATGGAGCGGAAGCTCGACGAATCGGGGGACGTGCTCCCGTTCATGCTGCTCATGCTCGCGAACCTCGCGATGACCCTTCCGCTGAGCGTGTTCCCCACCATCCTCGACGGGCTCCAGCGCTTCGGTACGAAGAGCGCGGGGCGGCTTGTGTGCCTCACGCTTCGTGTGGCGGCGATCGTTTGGGTCATGGAAACGCGGCCGGGGCTGCTCTCGTTGGCGCTCGTGTTCACGGCAGCAAACCTGCTCGAACACGCGCTCATGGCAGTCGCGTGTTTTCGCTTCCTGCCGGGGCTGCGGATCTCGCTCAAGCTCATCGACCGAATCACTTTGAAGGAAGTGCGAGGTTACAGCATTGATGCGTTCCTGGCGATGATCGCGGGGCGCATCACGGGGCAGACCGGGACGATCGTCGTGGGCGGGTTCATGACGGTCGCGACGGCCGGGCACTACGCGATCGCGATGCGGCTCGTGGACATGGCGAAGAACCTGCTCCGCGCCGCGACCACCACGCTCACGCCCGCGGTGAGCGAGCGCGAGGCCGTCGGTGATTTCGACGGCGTGCGCAGGGTGCTGCTCGACGGCACGCGCTGGGTGCTGTACCTCGTGCTCCCGATCCACATCGGGCTGCTGTTCTTCGGCGGACCGTTCCTCGCGCGCTGGATGGGCAACTCGCAGTACGCGGAATGGTGCTACCCCGCGATGATGGTCCTCTCCGCGACGCTGACGATCGGGGTCGCGCAATCGGTCGCGGCGCGCATCCTGTACGGCATGGGGAAGTTGAAGCTCTTCGCGCGGCTCGCGCTCGTTGAAGCCGCGGTGAACCTCGCGCTGAGCTTCGCGCTCGTGGGGCCGTTCGGTTTGGTGGGTGTCGCAGTTGCCGTGTCCGCGCCCAACGTGTTGTTCTGCCTGTTCGTGATCGTTTACTCGTGCCGGACGCTGGAAGTGGGCGCGTGGCGCTACCTGCGCGTGGGCTGGCTGAAGCCCGCGTGCGCGGCCGTGGTCCCCACTGCGGTTTGGAGTTTCGTGGCGCCGGTCGAAGCGGACTGGTTCGCGATCACATTCGGTGTGGCGGTCGGGCTGGTGCCGTTCGTGGTGTGTGTCGCAGCGATTGAATTCGCCCAGCGGCTCAAATTCGTCCGCTCCGGAATCACGCGGACGGCTCCGGTGGCTCAATCAGGGCCGATAACTGCTGAGGCGTGA
- the recA gene encoding recombinase RecA, whose product MAEKNDKLEKAKDNKELKTALAAIEKEFGKGSIMSLGDMSSLDIEGISTGALSLDLALGGKGLPRGRVVEIYGAEASGKTTIALHTIAQAQKAGGVAAFIDAEHALDPSWAKRLGVDLDNLLVSQPGYGEEGLRIAEMLIKSNAVDIIVVDSVAALVPKNEIQDSEIGDTKVGLQARLMSQAMRILTPQINKSRTCLVFINQIRQKIGVMYGDPNTTTGGLALKFYASVRMEVKRVTHVKDGEDTIGAETRVRVVKNKIAPPFRNAEFELLHDRGIDFEGDVIKLALEDEVIEKSGAHFSYKEQRLGQGLKNAVEFLRENQAVRDEIVAAVKLKRAPKVVDAAALEATAAQEEAEAAAALAALGEEVEMPVKKKRGKSSE is encoded by the coding sequence ATGGCTGAGAAGAACGACAAACTGGAGAAGGCGAAGGACAACAAAGAACTGAAAACCGCGCTCGCGGCGATCGAGAAGGAGTTCGGGAAGGGCTCCATCATGTCACTCGGCGACATGAGTTCTCTGGACATTGAAGGGATCTCGACCGGGGCGCTGAGCCTCGACCTGGCGCTCGGTGGTAAGGGGTTGCCGCGCGGCCGCGTGGTCGAGATTTACGGTGCGGAAGCGAGCGGAAAGACGACCATCGCGCTCCACACCATCGCGCAGGCACAGAAGGCCGGCGGGGTGGCCGCGTTCATCGACGCCGAACACGCCCTCGACCCGAGTTGGGCGAAGCGCCTGGGCGTGGATTTGGACAACCTACTCGTGTCGCAGCCTGGGTACGGCGAAGAAGGGCTGCGGATCGCCGAAATGCTCATCAAATCGAACGCGGTGGACATCATCGTCGTGGACTCGGTCGCGGCCCTCGTTCCCAAGAACGAAATTCAGGACAGCGAGATCGGCGACACGAAGGTCGGGCTCCAGGCCCGGCTCATGAGCCAGGCGATGCGGATTCTCACGCCGCAGATCAACAAGAGCCGCACCTGCCTCGTGTTCATCAACCAGATCCGGCAGAAGATCGGCGTGATGTACGGCGACCCGAACACCACAACGGGCGGTCTGGCGCTCAAGTTCTATGCGAGCGTGCGGATGGAAGTGAAGCGCGTCACACACGTAAAGGACGGCGAAGACACGATCGGTGCGGAAACCCGCGTCCGCGTGGTGAAGAACAAAATCGCCCCGCCGTTCCGCAACGCGGAGTTCGAGTTGCTCCACGACCGCGGCATCGATTTCGAGGGCGACGTAATCAAGCTCGCGCTTGAAGACGAAGTCATCGAGAAGAGCGGCGCGCACTTCTCGTACAAGGAGCAGCGGCTCGGCCAGGGACTGAAAAACGCGGTCGAGTTCTTGCGCGAGAATCAGGCGGTGCGCGACGAGATCGTGGCCGCGGTGAAGCTGAAGCGGGCACCGAAGGTCGTGGACGCTGCGGCCCTCGAAGCGACCGCCGCTCAGGAAGAAGCCGAAGCAGCCGCAGCGCTGGCCGCGCTGGGCGAAGAGGTCGAAATGCCGGTCAAGAAGAAACGCGGAAAGTCCTCGGAGTGA
- a CDS encoding glycosyltransferase family 2 protein, with protein sequence MRVLTAVPVYNEANHVHGVLSEVRRYSPNILVVNDGSTDGTSALLDQEPGLLRIDHPVNRGYGAALISAFAFTLEHDFDVLVTMDCDGQHQPERIPVLLEAIHDCDIVSGSRYFRDFRQDTPAPSDRRFINATITREINRRYGLDLTDAFCGFKAYRREALQKLHITERGWGMPLQLWVQAARQELRVKEIGVPRLYLDPNRAFGGVMNDPEQRLAYYRGVLAAAESDVLPAARAASCCPCPGSC encoded by the coding sequence ATGCGCGTTCTCACCGCAGTTCCCGTCTACAACGAGGCGAACCACGTTCACGGCGTACTGTCCGAAGTGCGACGATACAGCCCTAACATTCTCGTTGTGAACGATGGGTCTACCGACGGTACCAGCGCCCTGCTCGACCAAGAACCGGGGCTTTTGCGGATCGATCACCCCGTTAACCGCGGGTACGGGGCCGCGCTCATTTCGGCGTTCGCGTTCACGCTCGAACATGATTTCGATGTGCTCGTAACGATGGACTGCGACGGTCAGCACCAACCGGAACGCATCCCGGTGTTGCTCGAAGCGATTCACGATTGCGACATCGTGTCCGGCTCGCGGTACTTCCGCGACTTCCGCCAGGACACCCCCGCGCCGTCTGACCGCCGGTTCATCAACGCGACCATCACGCGGGAGATCAACCGGCGGTACGGGCTGGACCTCACGGACGCCTTCTGCGGGTTCAAAGCGTACCGGCGCGAGGCGCTCCAAAAACTCCACATCACTGAGCGTGGATGGGGCATGCCGCTGCAACTGTGGGTGCAGGCCGCCCGACAGGAACTCCGGGTGAAAGAGATCGGCGTTCCGCGCCTTTACCTGGACCCCAACCGGGCGTTCGGGGGTGTGATGAACGACCCGGAACAGCGGCTCGCGTACTACCGCGGGGTTCTCGCCGCGGCCGAGAGCGATGTGCTGCCGGCAGCCCGCGCCGCATCGTGTTGTCCGTGTCCGGGGTCGTGCTAA
- a CDS encoding UbiA-like polyprenyltransferase has product MPTVVSKLLELIRFSHTIFALPFAILAAALAWRDEEFRWQDLLGILLCMMLARSAAMAFNRIMDRHIDAANPRTAGRHLPAGTLRVGTVWAFTLVCCLGFVASTLLFYVREPENPWPLYCSTPVLLFVLGYSLAKRFTSLAHFWLGGALMLAPVAAWVAVKGLTDMTVPLLLGSAVAFWVAGFDILYACQDAKFDTEAGLHSVPARFGVPQSLRIAAVCHAVMFGLLVGLYFASPHLDWVFLAGLVAVGVLLVYEHSLVRADDLTRVNRAFFHVNGVISLGLLAIVLVQLAVK; this is encoded by the coding sequence ATGCCCACGGTAGTCAGCAAGCTCCTGGAACTGATCCGCTTCAGCCACACGATATTCGCGCTGCCGTTCGCCATCCTCGCGGCGGCCCTCGCGTGGCGGGACGAGGAGTTCCGCTGGCAGGATCTGCTCGGCATCCTGCTCTGCATGATGCTCGCGCGTAGTGCGGCAATGGCCTTCAACCGGATCATGGACCGCCACATCGACGCGGCCAACCCGCGCACAGCGGGCAGACACTTACCGGCCGGAACGCTCCGTGTTGGGACGGTGTGGGCGTTCACGCTGGTGTGCTGCCTCGGGTTCGTGGCCTCCACGCTGCTCTTTTACGTGCGCGAACCCGAAAACCCGTGGCCGCTGTATTGCAGCACGCCGGTGCTCCTGTTCGTGCTCGGGTACTCGCTCGCGAAGCGGTTCACGAGTCTCGCGCACTTCTGGCTCGGGGGGGCGCTCATGCTCGCGCCCGTCGCGGCGTGGGTCGCGGTCAAGGGATTAACCGACATGACGGTCCCGCTGTTGCTCGGCAGTGCGGTCGCGTTCTGGGTGGCGGGGTTCGATATTCTCTACGCCTGTCAGGACGCCAAGTTCGACACGGAAGCCGGCCTGCACAGCGTCCCCGCGCGATTCGGGGTGCCTCAAAGTCTGCGCATTGCGGCCGTGTGCCACGCAGTGATGTTCGGGTTGCTGGTGGGCCTGTACTTCGCCTCACCGCACCTGGACTGGGTGTTCCTCGCGGGCCTCGTCGCGGTCGGTGTGCTGCTCGTGTACGAACACAGCCTCGTGCGCGCGGACGACCTCACCCGCGTGAACCGCGCGTTCTTTCACGTCAACGGTGTGATTAGCTTGGGATTACTTGCGATCGTGCTGGTTCAGTTGGCGGTCAAATAG
- a CDS encoding serine/threonine-protein kinase, whose product MPAPTSVAELIDRLRKSGLVPADRLEGFLAGLQTSSSSPLTTTAVLERLVNAGMITRFHADKLAAGKYKGFLLGSYLILDQLGAGGMGQVYLAEHAHMRRLVALKVLDPRAFENDPVARERFFREARAAGTLDHPNIVRVFDLCQEGKILYLVMEYVEGLSLQALVTQIAPLDVATACHYARQVAFGLQNAHEMGFVHRDIKPANLLLDRTGVVKILDLGLVRSEADAGTMLTQQLDNKNILGTADYVAPEQAVDSSKVDVRADIYSLGATLYFLLAGRPLFPEGRTAQKLVWQQIKEPVPIERLCPDVPPELAEVIHRMLQKRPADRYSSVAEVFEALAPFDTEDIPPPPTGWMPEPPPRVAMARGAPGSSPRIASGSRSQIVVAAMRTGAGGSSATIRKERGDDKVAVPSPGSGIRNSPFNEPTASAGDDDTHPQYQPPSTPHAPLPARTTTLLIVLSVALVLALLGIVILLLGK is encoded by the coding sequence ATGCCCGCGCCCACCAGTGTTGCCGAACTTATCGACCGGCTCCGCAAGAGCGGGCTCGTGCCGGCGGACCGTTTGGAAGGGTTCCTCGCCGGGTTGCAGACTTCCAGTAGCTCCCCCCTCACAACCACCGCGGTACTCGAACGGCTCGTGAACGCGGGTATGATTACCCGGTTCCACGCCGACAAACTGGCCGCCGGGAAGTACAAGGGATTCCTCCTCGGTAGCTACCTCATCCTCGACCAACTCGGCGCGGGCGGGATGGGGCAGGTGTACCTCGCCGAGCACGCTCACATGCGGCGCCTCGTTGCGCTGAAGGTACTCGACCCTCGCGCGTTCGAGAACGACCCGGTCGCCCGCGAGCGGTTCTTCCGCGAGGCGCGCGCCGCGGGTACCCTCGACCACCCGAACATCGTCCGCGTCTTCGATTTGTGCCAGGAAGGGAAGATCCTGTACCTGGTGATGGAGTACGTGGAAGGATTAAGCCTTCAGGCACTCGTGACGCAGATCGCGCCGCTGGACGTGGCCACCGCGTGCCACTACGCCCGGCAGGTCGCGTTCGGGCTTCAGAACGCGCACGAAATGGGCTTCGTTCACCGCGACATCAAGCCGGCGAACCTGCTGCTCGACCGCACCGGTGTCGTGAAGATTCTCGACCTGGGGCTTGTGCGCTCGGAAGCCGATGCGGGCACGATGCTCACCCAGCAACTCGACAACAAGAACATTCTGGGAACTGCCGATTACGTCGCTCCCGAACAGGCCGTGGACAGCTCGAAGGTCGATGTGCGGGCGGACATTTACTCGCTCGGCGCGACGCTATACTTCCTGCTCGCGGGGCGCCCGCTGTTCCCGGAAGGACGGACCGCCCAGAAGCTCGTGTGGCAGCAGATCAAGGAACCGGTACCCATCGAGCGCTTGTGCCCGGACGTGCCGCCGGAACTGGCCGAGGTGATTCACCGGATGCTGCAAAAGCGCCCGGCGGACCGGTACTCGTCGGTGGCGGAAGTGTTCGAGGCGCTGGCACCATTCGACACCGAGGACATTCCCCCGCCTCCTACGGGGTGGATGCCCGAACCACCGCCGCGGGTCGCAATGGCTCGCGGCGCGCCCGGTTCTTCGCCGCGCATTGCTTCCGGTTCCCGGTCGCAGATCGTCGTTGCGGCGATGCGCACGGGAGCCGGCGGATCGTCGGCCACCATTCGCAAAGAGCGCGGCGACGATAAAGTCGCGGTCCCGTCGCCCGGCTCGGGGATTCGGAACTCGCCGTTCAACGAGCCGACCGCGTCCGCCGGCGACGACGATACCCACCCCCAATACCAGCCACCCTCAACACCGCACGCGCCTCTACCAGCGCGCACGACCACGCTCCTGATCGTGCTCTCGGTAGCACTCGTCCTCGCGCTTCTGGGGATCGTGATTCTCTTACTCGGGAAATAG
- a CDS encoding serine/threonine-protein kinase yields MTRPQTVQDVFDALARDRLVESARLSAFAERCSAPDVPGVLARLVAEGLLTEFQAGEVAIGNSASLWLGNYRALDRLGRGGMGSVFLAEHAVLGKRVAVKVLSAALRADPGARKRFFREARAAAALDHPNIVAVFDVDMAHDPPFLVMEHVDGVSLQEAVARGGTFAAGEVAAVAVQVADGLARAASVGLVHRDIKPANLLVDRRGAVKILDLGIARFAQDDANSRVNGTEVILGTLDYLAPEQAIDSSEVDTRADIYALGCTLYFLLTGHPPYPGNDLSWKLRAKQTSDPHPLQQLRPDLPVEFAATVHRLMARDRADRYPTPAAVVAALHSWAVPGPDFPHRLFRLTRDSTAHDRAPTEPEPALPDTLRIIKTNARGSSGGIALAPARAENSAAGAETKAGDTASLFPAESAQPAEPTPPPVPSALEPSPNEQKTAPGFASPLALNRAAPVSPPPVEPPRAPDIYESESFRPTPQRPLSRAMGAIGLIVALAAVLAGVVALIAIAGQ; encoded by the coding sequence ATGACCCGGCCGCAGACTGTGCAGGATGTGTTCGACGCCCTCGCCCGCGACCGACTCGTTGAGTCGGCCCGGTTGTCGGCGTTTGCAGAGCGCTGTTCGGCTCCGGACGTGCCGGGGGTACTCGCGCGCTTGGTCGCCGAGGGGTTACTCACGGAGTTCCAGGCCGGCGAAGTCGCCATCGGGAACAGTGCTTCGCTGTGGTTGGGCAACTACCGCGCTCTGGACCGGCTCGGGCGCGGGGGAATGGGCTCTGTGTTCCTCGCCGAGCACGCGGTCCTCGGTAAGCGGGTCGCAGTGAAAGTGCTCTCCGCCGCGCTGCGCGCGGACCCAGGTGCGCGGAAGCGCTTCTTCCGCGAGGCCCGCGCCGCTGCGGCCCTCGATCACCCCAACATCGTCGCCGTGTTCGATGTGGACATGGCACACGACCCGCCGTTCCTCGTCATGGAACACGTGGACGGGGTGAGTTTGCAGGAAGCCGTCGCTCGGGGCGGGACGTTCGCCGCGGGGGAAGTCGCTGCGGTCGCCGTGCAGGTGGCCGACGGTTTGGCGCGCGCCGCGTCCGTGGGACTCGTTCACCGGGACATCAAGCCCGCGAATCTGCTGGTGGACCGGCGCGGGGCCGTGAAGATTCTGGATCTGGGAATCGCCCGGTTCGCCCAGGACGACGCGAACTCGCGGGTCAACGGGACCGAAGTCATCCTCGGGACGCTCGACTACCTCGCCCCGGAACAGGCGATCGACAGCTCAGAGGTGGACACCCGCGCCGACATCTACGCACTGGGCTGCACGCTGTACTTCCTGCTGACCGGGCACCCGCCATACCCCGGCAACGACCTGTCGTGGAAATTGCGGGCCAAGCAGACCAGTGACCCGCACCCGCTCCAGCAGTTGCGTCCGGACCTGCCGGTCGAATTCGCCGCGACCGTTCACCGGCTCATGGCCCGCGACCGCGCCGACCGCTACCCGACCCCCGCCGCAGTGGTGGCCGCGCTCCACTCGTGGGCGGTACCGGGACCGGATTTCCCGCACAGGTTGTTCCGCCTCACGCGGGACAGCACGGCCCACGACCGCGCGCCGACCGAACCAGAACCCGCGCTCCCCGATACACTGCGGATCATTAAGACGAACGCTCGTGGGTCTTCTGGCGGAATCGCTCTAGCCCCCGCGCGGGCGGAAAACAGTGCTGCCGGTGCCGAGACGAAAGCGGGGGACACGGCCAGTTTGTTCCCCGCGGAGTCGGCGCAGCCGGCCGAACCGACTCCACCCCCGGTTCCGTCCGCACTCGAACCCTCGCCCAATGAGCAAAAAACGGCGCCCGGATTCGCTTCACCACTGGCTCTCAATCGTGCCGCCCCGGTTAGTCCGCCACCAGTTGAGCCGCCACGGGCACCAGATATCTACGAGTCCGAGTCATTCCGCCCGACTCCCCAACGCCCGCTGTCTCGAGCGATGGGAGCCATCGGGCTGATTGTGGCTCTCGCGGCCGTGCTCGCCGGGGTTGTGGCACTGATCGCAATTGCCGGGCAATAA
- a CDS encoding TadE/TadG family type IV pilus assembly protein — MRRSQKPARRGVAAIELAFVFLLFVIPMMIGIWEVGRMVQVQQIVSNAAREGARLSAQAYTINSSGSPTQIRVSTGTVNVRDAVYDYMYAAGLTNIQPTDITVTFAFTTPRTTDYVPLSTDPVGTSFPSGSYPTDPCYGEKGMMFNVTVTVPWNRVRWVNLGMINPTNITFTVTWQMLTDDRFQVNADLPTW; from the coding sequence ATGCGCCGCTCTCAAAAGCCGGCCCGCCGTGGCGTCGCCGCCATCGAACTCGCCTTCGTGTTCCTGCTGTTCGTGATCCCGATGATGATCGGGATCTGGGAAGTGGGGCGGATGGTGCAGGTGCAACAGATCGTGAGCAACGCGGCCCGCGAGGGCGCGCGTCTCTCGGCTCAGGCGTACACGATCAACAGTTCTGGCAGCCCGACCCAGATCCGGGTGTCCACCGGCACGGTAAACGTTCGGGACGCGGTGTACGACTACATGTACGCCGCCGGGCTGACGAACATACAGCCGACCGACATCACCGTGACGTTCGCGTTCACGACGCCACGCACCACCGATTACGTCCCGCTCTCGACCGACCCGGTCGGCACCAGTTTCCCGTCCGGGAGCTACCCGACGGACCCGTGCTACGGGGAAAAGGGGATGATGTTCAACGTCACGGTCACGGTCCCCTGGAACCGGGTGCGCTGGGTCAATTTGGGGATGATTAACCCGACGAACATAACGTTCACGGTCACCTGGCAGATGCTGACCGACGATCGGTTCCAGGTGAACGCGGACCTGCCCACCTGGTAA
- a CDS encoding TadE/TadG family type IV pilus assembly protein has product MLVTRPRHTRRRGITIVESALVLSVFMMLLFGMFEYCRFLMVLHITNNAARDGARYAVVNLDKPSTFDDTDYTDASGTTYLSIQNYTTSRMGGIQKNIEGYQVAAYAVDQAGLALSPPVVRPKAKSTAPAGTYPDPFNGSDPYAVPWNTAVFTEKIAVTINGNYRPLLPTLMFMPATISVRTTAIMGSEG; this is encoded by the coding sequence ATGCTCGTAACTCGACCCCGTCACACGCGCCGCCGCGGGATCACCATCGTCGAGTCGGCGCTGGTCCTGTCGGTCTTCATGATGCTCCTGTTCGGCATGTTTGAGTACTGCCGGTTCCTGATGGTGCTGCACATTACCAACAACGCGGCCCGCGACGGCGCGCGGTACGCGGTGGTGAACCTGGACAAGCCCTCGACCTTCGACGACACCGACTACACCGACGCCTCGGGCACAACCTACCTGTCCATTCAGAACTACACCACGAGTCGAATGGGCGGGATACAGAAGAACATTGAGGGGTACCAAGTCGCGGCCTACGCGGTCGACCAGGCGGGATTGGCCCTCAGCCCGCCGGTCGTGCGCCCGAAGGCCAAATCGACTGCGCCCGCTGGCACGTACCCGGACCCGTTCAACGGCTCCGACCCCTACGCGGTACCGTGGAATACGGCTGTTTTCACTGAGAAGATTGCTGTGACGATCAACGGGAACTACCGCCCGCTCCTACCCACACTCATGTTCATGCCGGCCACGATCTCTGTGAGAACGACGGCGATCATGGGGAGCGAAGGGTAA